DNA sequence from the Gammaproteobacteria bacterium genome:
TATTCTGAATATGGTATCGAGCATCCACCTTTTGTGATTATTAAAGCGGACGCCGGGACTTATGGTATGGCGGTGATGACGATTAAGCAGGTGGATGATTTAAAACATTTGAATCGTAAACAGCGCACAAATATGTCCACGATTAAAGGGGGACGAGCAGTTTCCAAAGTGATTATTCAGGAAGGGGTTTATACTTTTGAGACTTGGGGTGAGGAACAGTCAGTGGCGGAGCCGGTGGTTTATATGGTTGGGCATCATGTTGTGGGTGGTTTTTATCGGGTACATGCGCAAAAAGGTGTGGATGAAAATCTCAATGCTCCAGGTATGAACTTTCATCCATTGCCGTTTATAGGGGCATGCAATAATCCTTGTCATCCGGCGGATGATTGTGCTAATCGGTTTTATGCTTATGGTGTGATTGCGAGGTTAGCGTTGTTGGCTGCGGCGATGGAATCGCAGGAGCAGTTATAGCGGCCATTCTGGATTATGGCTGTCATAATCCAGGATGACAGCTATGCTATTCCGCCGAAAAAGAAGAACCACAACCGCAGGTGGTTTTGGCATTGGGGTTGCCGCGAATGATAAAGCGTTCGCCATTGATATCTTTACGGTAGTCGACTTCGGCGCCGCCTAAATATTGCAGGCTGAGAGCGTCAACTAAGACTTGAATGTGTGGTATGTGTTGACCTGAAGTTGATGTGCCGTCCCTGTCTTCAACTTCGTCTATTTTTTTATCAATGATAATATCATCGTCATTAGCAGCTTCTTCAAAACTGAAGCCGTATTGGAAACCGGAGCAACCGCCGCCGGTAATGAAAATGCGTAACTTGAGATTTAGATTATCTTCTTCCACCATTAACTCATAAATTTTCATAATCGCGCTGTGTGTCACGGTGATGGGATCTGATGGAGAAGACTGATTAGATGCATTGGTTAATGCGCTCATGGAATACCTCAAGATTTCGGCTGAATATTGATAATATGAGATGTTATTATAGCATTTTCCAGTGCGGATTGTGGAGTAAAAATAATGCTTTGGATCAAAGCGTTACATATTATTTTTGTGGTGACCTGGTTCAGCGGTTTATTTTATCTGCCGCGATTGTTCGTCTATCACGCGATGAGTGAAGACACGATTAGCCAGGAAAGGTTTAAACTCATGGAAAGGAAGTTGTATTTTGGGATAACGATGCCGAGCGCAGTGTTGGCGACTATATTTGGCATTTGGCTGCTCTGTTTGAATTTCAGTGCTTATATCAGTTTGGGCTGGATGCAGGCGAAATTAGCGTTGGTGGCTGTTCTATGGATATACCATTTGATGTGCGGCTATTATTGGTGGCAATTTAAAACCAATAAGAATAAACACTCGCATGTATTTTATCGTTGGTTTAATGAGATACCGGTGGTGATTCTTATGGTGGTGGTGATTTTGGTGGTGGTCAAGCCTTAATGTTAAAACCCCTCTTATAGCCATGACTTTTTTCCTTCTCCCCTGGTGGGAGAAGGTGCCCGTAGGGCGGATGAGGGGTAAGCTTGGATTGGCTTTAATTATAGCTACTGCTACTGCTACTGCAAACTCACCCCTTATCCACCCTGTTGGGCACCTTCTCCCACCAGAGGAGAAGGAAAAAAGTTAGGGCTGTAAGAGGAAAATCTAAATTTCTACCATTTCAAAATCTTCTTTCATCGCTCCGCATTCCGGGCAAGTCCAATCTTCGGGGACGTCTTTCCATAATGTGCCAGGCTGAATGCCATCTTCTGGCCAGCCCAGTTCTTCGTCATAAATAAATCCACATAAAAGACAAACATATTTTTTCATAGCAGGTGTCCTCATAAACTTTGGTGTATCATAATATGAAATAGGGTTATGCTGTAGTTGTTCATTCATCCCAAACTGGAGTTGTCATATGTCACGTTCCGATTTGTTATTTCAGAAAGCGCAAAATTATATTCCTGGTGGCGTTAATTCACCAGTTCGTGCTTTTGGCGGAGTGGGGGGTACCCCTGTATTTTTTAATCGGGGTCAAGGAGCGTATTTGATTGATGAAGATGAGAAATCTTATATCGATTATGTGGGTTCCTGGGGGACAGCTATTTTGGGGCATGCTCATCCTGAGGTTGTGCTTGCTGTACAGAAGGCGGCTGCTAATGGTTTAAGCTTTGGGGCTCCGACTGCTAAGGAGGTCGAATTAGCCATCAAAATCAATCAGCACTTCCCATCGATTGAACAGGTACGTCTAGTCAATTCGGGGACAGAAGCTACCATGAGCGCCCTACGCTTGGCGCGTGCTGCAACCGGACGAGATAAGATTTTAAAATTTGAAGGTTGTTATCACGGACATTCTGATGCTTTGTTAGTGAAGGCGGGTTCAGGTGGATTGACTTTTGGAGTTCCCAGTTCGCCCGGAGTGCCTAAAGTGCTGGTGCAGGAAACGCTTACGGCCATTTTCAATGACTTAGATTCAGTTGAAGCTGTATTTCAAGCAGTGGGTAAGGATATTGCAGCAATTATCGTGGAACCCGTAGCAGGTAATATGGGTTGTGTATTGCCGGTGCCGGGATTTTTGCAGGGATTGCGGGAAATCTGCGACCGTTATCAGAGTTTATTGATTTTTGATGAAGTGATTACTGGTTTTAGGGTGGGTAGAGGAGGAGCGCAAGGGCTTTATGGTGTGGTGCCAGATATTACCACGCTAGGTAAAATTATAGGTGGAGGTTTGCCAGTAGGCGCATTTGGTGGTAGAAAAATCTTGATGGAGAAAATGGCGCCAGTTGGACCGGTTTATCAAGCGGGTACTTTATCAGGTAATCCCATCGCGGTAGCTGCTGGTTTAGCAACTTTGAAGGTATTGGAAAGTAGTCCAGGTTTTTATGCAGACTTGGAAATTAAAACCCAGCGTTTAGTTGCAGGTTTACTGGAACGAGCTAAAGCGCAGGATATTGCATTAAAAGCCACGCAGGTTGGGAGTTTGTTTGGTTTATTTTTTACTGAAGGTGAGGAAATAACACAGCTGCAACAGGTTATGGGCTGCCATATTGAACAGTTTAAGCAGTTTTTTCATGCCTTATTGCAGCAAGGAATTTATATTGCACCTTCAGCGTATGAAGCTGGATTTGTCTCAGCGGCTCATGGTGATCTGGAATTGCAGGCTACTTGGGATGCGGCTGAGAAGGCATTTGCTAGCTTGAAACATAAGGATGTTTCTAAAGAGGTTCGTTTAAGCAATTAAGCACTGTAGCCCCTCTCCCATCTCGCAAGGGGACTCCCTTTGGTCACAGACGGGAGAGGAGATACAGTGCTTAACCTGACCTCTATGCCTGCCCCGCGCCCGCCGGAAGAGAAGGAACCATATGACATAGATTTAAAGTATCTTTTGGCTCTTAATATCTGTTAGGGTATTATTAATGCGAAACAATACAACAACATACTCACAGATAATTCTGATAGCTAAAGGTCCGAAAATGATGGTCGCAATCCCCTGCAATATCAGTTGATGCAATATATTTGCCACACCAAGGACAATACAGGCAATGACTGCCAGCCAGAATAATATCTGCACCAAAATCGGGGTTAACATACGGCGAAAGGTTAAAAAATCTTTGAACATAATCCCTCCAATAATTATTTCCAAGTAGTCATTATAAATTATGCGTTATCTATATTCATTATTGTTTTACTTAAGTACTCCAGCCATTTTTCTACGATTATGGTGGAAAGGGCGGAAATTGCCTGGCTATCGTCAACGCTGGGCAGAGCGTTTGGGTTTCATTCAATCGATGGCTGCGGATGGTTGTATTTGGTTGCATGCCGTATCGGTAGGAGAGTTAATCGCGGCAAGGCCCTTGATAACCAGTCTACAGGCACGTTATCCGCAGTTGACACTGGTGATTACCAACATGACGGCCAGCGGTTCTGGATTGGCAGCGCAGCTCGCGGGAGAAAGATTGCGTTATTATTACGTTCCCTACGATATGCCGGATGTAGTCAACCGCTTCTTAAACCGTACTCGTCCCCGTTTAGCCATTATCATGGAAACGGAGCTATGGCCTAATTTGCTGCATTATACGTCTAAGAGGAAAATCCCCATTTTATTAGCCAACGCGCGGCTCTCTGGCAAGTCAGCACAAGGTTATCAACATATTGCTATGTTGGTTAAGCCTATGTTGCAAAAGATTTCTGTTATCGCTGCGCAAACGCAAGAAGATGCTAAACGCTTTAAAGCATTGGGCGCTGATCCCGCACGGACTTTAGTCTGGGGTAATATGAAATTTGATGTGAAGACACCGCTGGATTTGGTAGAGAAAGGTCAAGCATTGCGAGCAAGTTGGGGGCAAAGGCGGCCTACCTTAATTGCGGCGAGCACACATGCGGGCGAAGAAGAACAGATTTTGCAAGCCTTTACTGAATTAAGAAAAACCTGGCCTACTAGTCTGTTAATACTTGTGCCGCGTCATCCTGATCGTTTTGATGAGGTGGCAGTTTTATGTCAGAAACGCGGTTTTTCTACGATTCGGCGCAGTCAGGGACAAGCCTGTACACCGGAAACTCAAATATTTTTGGGGGATAGTTTGGGAGA
Encoded proteins:
- the erpA gene encoding iron-sulfur cluster insertion protein ErpA, which encodes MSALTNASNQSSPSDPITVTHSAIMKIYELMVEEDNLNLKLRIFITGGGCSGFQYGFSFEEAANDDDIIIDKKIDEVEDRDGTSTSGQHIPHIQVLVDALSLQYLGGAEVDYRKDINGERFIIRGNPNAKTTCGCGSSFSAE
- the hemL gene encoding glutamate-1-semialdehyde 2,1-aminomutase, which gives rise to MSRSDLLFQKAQNYIPGGVNSPVRAFGGVGGTPVFFNRGQGAYLIDEDEKSYIDYVGSWGTAILGHAHPEVVLAVQKAAANGLSFGAPTAKEVELAIKINQHFPSIEQVRLVNSGTEATMSALRLARAATGRDKILKFEGCYHGHSDALLVKAGSGGLTFGVPSSPGVPKVLVQETLTAIFNDLDSVEAVFQAVGKDIAAIIVEPVAGNMGCVLPVPGFLQGLREICDRYQSLLIFDEVITGFRVGRGGAQGLYGVVPDITTLGKIIGGGLPVGAFGGRKILMEKMAPVGPVYQAGTLSGNPIAVAAGLATLKVLESSPGFYADLEIKTQRLVAGLLERAKAQDIALKATQVGSLFGLFFTEGEEITQLQQVMGCHIEQFKQFFHALLQQGIYIAPSAYEAGFVSAAHGDLELQATWDAAEKAFASLKHKDVSKEVRLSN
- a CDS encoding rubredoxin, translated to MKKYVCLLCGFIYDEELGWPEDGIQPGTLWKDVPEDWTCPECGAMKEDFEMVEI
- the waaA gene encoding lipid IV(A) 3-deoxy-D-manno-octulosonic acid transferase, whose product is MRYLYSLLFYLSTPAIFLRLWWKGRKLPGYRQRWAERLGFIQSMAADGCIWLHAVSVGELIAARPLITSLQARYPQLTLVITNMTASGSGLAAQLAGERLRYYYVPYDMPDVVNRFLNRTRPRLAIIMETELWPNLLHYTSKRKIPILLANARLSGKSAQGYQHIAMLVKPMLQKISVIAAQTQEDAKRFKALGADPARTLVWGNMKFDVKTPLDLVEKGQALRASWGQRRPTLIAASTHAGEEEQILQAFTELRKTWPTSLLILVPRHPDRFDEVAVLCQKRGFSTIRRSQGQACTPETQIFLGDSLGELFLYYAAADVAFVGGSLVAVGGHNLLEPAALGLPIVTGPQLFNFTEIYHLLQQVNAVICVNNEKELATTWSALLEDEAKRIQMGEQARMVVETNRGAVEKHLDYIATQM
- a CDS encoding DUF4282 domain-containing protein, with the protein product MFKDFLTFRRMLTPILVQILFWLAVIACIVLGVANILHQLILQGIATIIFGPLAIRIICEYVVVLFRINNTLTDIKSQKIL
- a CDS encoding CopD family protein; translated protein: MLWIKALHIIFVVTWFSGLFYLPRLFVYHAMSEDTISQERFKLMERKLYFGITMPSAVLATIFGIWLLCLNFSAYISLGWMQAKLALVAVLWIYHLMCGYYWWQFKTNKNKHSHVFYRWFNEIPVVILMVVVILVVVKP